From the Cucumis sativus cultivar 9930 chromosome 5, Cucumber_9930_V3, whole genome shotgun sequence genome, the window AATTACATCAATTATACACTATCTAATAAGATCCAACGACTTTGGGAGAAACAAATTTAGCATAGACTGCCACTGATTTgcacttgtttttcttttggaaacgGAACCACATTTCAttaatatgttaaaaaatttcGTTAAGGATATACCAACTAAAGTCACCCATTCAGACTCAGTCCCCCATGGAGTTTAGAAAAACACTGCTTCCAGAAATATGAATTAGACTAAAAGTGCAGGCATTGGAGGCATTATCAACAGAATGTCAGGAACCTagtaagaacaaaaaaatttagcaaactcaaaatttaaacaatcttaACTCTATTGTTCCTTTCCAACCAGAGACTCTACCctaaagtttgtttttggtttgCCCCTAAGTAATATCCATAAACAAGAtgaaatatattcttttccgAAGTATGATGtgagaaaaacagaaaatctGAAATCTACTCAAGGGCAAAGAACAAACAGACGACTCCACTTTCTTCCAAACACAAAGGCAAGCTGATGAGTACAGatgttttgaaacaaaacattgAAGGAATCACCATTGAAGGACATCAAGCCTTCACACAAGAACAAGCTGGGCAGACAGTTTTGGGATATTTTCCTAATTACACTTCCTTATACAGCTTATTTCAAGACCACCATTGCATCCATTTGGTTATTAGTACAAATGTTGAACCCAAAATGGGATACTCCACAATTTCTCATACATCCATGCCACTCCAATCCACTCATTTTCTAGAAAATCCAGCAGGTCATTAAGTTATGCTAAATTAAACTACTGTCAAGTTCCTTATAGTGGGCACATTCGATCGAATTCTCATTTCATAAATCATCTACAGACTTTTGGTTACACTCAAACTCACCTATAGTAAACAGTAAACCTCACAGACATATCTTCTCTCGTTTACTAATTTGATTGCTAATATGtatctcattttcttaaaaaagaaaaaagaacaaagaaacccTAGTATTTCTTTCCAAGAAAACTTTCTGATTTACATATAACAATACTTTGGATAGCTCCACCCACAGACGTTCTCTACTTCCCATTTAGAGTAGAATATAAGGAAATGACAAATTATCTGAAGATTAATCTTTGCAACCATTTAATACCATATAGaatttcaaacacaatttCCATGTTGTTGGATCATGATGTATAATTTAAAGCTCCAGTAACACgattcacatctaaccaaaCAAATAACGAATGACTGCAGGAGGTGGAGAAGGAGTTAATGGAAACTTGCCTGGCCTCTTTTACAATTGAAATATGTTTCCCTTAATCCCACACATTCGCTAGGTATGCAAGGACTCTTCTCTCCAGCACATTCCCTGTAAGTTCGATTCTGAACCTGAAATTGCAACAACAAAAGACTCAAAACCGTATTGAGTTAAAGCAACTACCCAACATGTCCTTGTTTATATTCTTCATCGTAGAGTGTTTTAAATTCTAATACATCCATTAATGATTggcaagaataaaaaaaatgcatttcagAAGAACAGATGCCAATTCTTAtttctataataaaattatccaAGCACTGATACACAAGATACATGTCTGCATACCCAAACACGTAAAGACAGTCATATACAATGAGAACAAGTTTATATAAGACCTTTACACAATCAGATTCGCTGAGACACTTGACTAGTTCCATCGCTAAACCTTTGCAAGACTTGGACATCCTTCCCCTTAATTTTAACCTCCTCAAAGATTCCTGTTATGTCTGGAATTCTTCCTTCAAAAGTATTTGCCTTTATgattcctcttcttcctccaagCAGTCGTcttgttaagaaaaatgtCTACCGAGTTGAATTTCTATTAACTGAGATAACACAAAAACAACGATTAATTCTTAGCTGACTTTCCAAATAGTGCTCAATTCTCAGCAGTGTAAAACAACTAACTCTTGAGATATCAAGGCATGAAACAGAGTGGTTCCAATAAGAAGAGCACAATATGGAGCTGAATACAAAAGGAAATCGAAGGGAAGAAAACATAATAGGAAATGAGTCGAATGAATGTATTGATGGAGACAACTTTAATAAATGAGAAAGTGAAGATGGAGTTGCagaatgaaaaggaaaaagaagaaacaacaGGAAATAACAGAAATAAGAGAATGGAAGAGTGAGGGGGAATTCACCTGATGAGAGCCAAGAACGAGGACCGATTGCTATGAACGGccgaggaagaagaagaagactaaAGAACCAAAAAGGGCCATTTTTTGGGCTACGTTTCAAAATGGGCCGAGCATCAAACTAGTCTTGGAAGTcctccatttgtttttttttttttaatctttgctaaatattattattaatacaattttatatataaaaaaatattaatagataataaaaacagtatttgaaaaaattaccAATGAATGAGCTATAAGAAACAAGATTTAGGTGTAAGAAAAAGTATACATTCTAATATCAAATAAGTGAATGGAATCAACGGCCAATTATAGATAAAAAGGATATAGCATTAGAAAGGAGGAGAATATGAATTACTTTTGTAACTTCATTTTGGatattatatagaaaatttagaGTGGAGAGTTATAATTGGATgtagtaattttgaaaaatatggaaTTTATTAATAATCCCTTAtattgagagagaaaatataaatatgaaataagaaaaagttattcaacataaaaaggaatattatataattatctGCTGATAGTTTCCAGACCGGGCCCACACTCATATCCactgaaaattataaaaggagagaaaaaaaaaaaatggccaaCAGAAGCTTAGAAAACTGCCCTCTCTTTCccctttgttttttctttccattttttcctttctgaCCAATCTTCCCTGCTATTCCCATGGCGGTCTTCGCTTCGAACAATGTACGCCCCTAGTCTACTCTTTACAGCAATCAACAACCatcaaattttcttgattCTCATTCATCCAATCTCCTCAATCACTTCTCAATCCTAGATTCCCCAATGGACAACGCCGGCCACTTCTCTGACTACAAGCTCTGTGGCTTCTTGTGTGTGGTTCTTGCCGTTCCTTCTCCGCAATTTGACCTTCTGAATCTTTTACGTCCAGGTACGCGTTGTTATGTCTCCACAGAGAGTTCTGATGTTTGTTTTACTTCCCAAAACGGCGTCCTCCTTTCCCCCATTGAAGAAAGCCCCAAATCGCTCTTCAAGCCCGGCGTTTTACCTCAAGATTCCGAGCAATGTAGGGGGACGGTAAATGGAGAGGGAATTGGTGCGGCGGAGATTGGTGATTTTACTCCGAAGCGCGGGGCTTCTGCGGGCGGAAGTAGGAGCTCGAGAAAGAAGAGGACGAATAGGATGGGGCTGGTTCATGGCAACATGAGCGTTGTGTACCAAATTCACGCTCTGGTAGTGCACAAGTGCATGAAGATCGACGCGCAAGTCATTTTTCTCGACATTCAGGAGGCCAGAGCTGTGTTGTTAGTTGATGTTTATCTTCCCGTTGAGTTGTGGTCCGGTTGGCAGTTTCCTAAATCCAAGACGATTGCTGCTGCACTCTTTAAGCATTTGAGGTGTACTgcttttatttgattcttttctttgtttattgcAACAATCAAGAGTAGTGTAAGTTGTAATCTATAGCTCTCTATTCattcttatttgtttattatctCATCTGTTAAGTAGGATTATcactcctaatttttttttatagccttttttttttttttattgatttttgtcTCTTGCCTTCAATATTTTCAGTTGTGAATGGCAAGAGAGAAGCTCTATACTGGTTGGAAAAGACCATTCTCAAGATGTGCATGTGGTTGGGAAGAGTGTGTCGAATCTCGCAGAATGTCATGTCCACAATTGCCAATTGCACAATAGTTCTGGAGGTTCTCCAAATAGAAGGCTCTTTGAACTTCATGAAATATTTAGAAGCTTGCCTAGTATTCTTAAGTCAAGCAAACCTGAATATACGAGAATGCAACCAGAGGATGATTATTCCCAATCAGGCCTATGGGACATATCAGATGACATTCTATTTAATATACTGAAAGTTCTTCGCCCTTTGGATCTTGTTAGGGTTGCTTCAACTTGCCGCCATCTGAGATCCTTAGCTGCATTAATCATGCCATGCATGAAACTCAAATTGTATCCTCATCAACAGGCAGCTGTTGAATGGATGTTACATCGTGAGCGACATGCTGAATCATTCTACCATCCTTTATATGCACCTTTTTCTACAGAAGATGGCTTTTCTTTCCACGTAAATACCGTTACTGGTGAAATAGTCACTGGGGGGGCCCCAGCTATCACTGATTTTCGTGGAGGGCTTTTCTGTGATGAACCAGGCTTAGGAAAGACAATAACTGCACTATCCCTCATCCTAAAGACTCAGGGAACATTAGCAGAGCCACCACCTGGAGCACAAATTGTTTGGTGCACACATAATGGCAATCGTAAATGTGGGTACTATGAGGTTAGCAGTACTAGTAATACTATCACCAACCATTTCGTGTTGAAGGAAGCTGTGGAATGGAATCCTCTCAAAGGTTTGGAGGACTTAACATATCATACACCTAAAAGGGCAAGGATGACAACTTTGGATGACAGGCATACTACTAATAATTCATGTGCTGGCAATGAGCTGAGCTCTCCATCATCTGCAGTTGATATGGTTCGATGCACTAGGAGCTTGAGTAGTGTCAAGAGAAATCTTCTTCTTGCATATGAAGGAGCATCTAGCCTTTCCAAAGAACTGAAtgatggtaaaaagtcaactAGAACACGGACAAGGAAGTTTCCTGTTGGGGAAAAGAAAGTTGGTGCATCTCCTGCATCTCCATCTAATGGATTCACAAACAACTACGAGGTACTTGGGACAACCAATGCagataaatttgaatacaagGACACATGGGTTCAATGCGATGCTTGTCACAAGTGGCGGAAGCTTGCAGAAACTTCTGTAGCTGATTCTAGTGCAGCTTGGTTTTGTAGTATGCACACAGATCCTTTTTACCAAAGTTGCAGTGTTCCAGAAGAATCTTATGACAAGTGTCGTCCAATTACTAATCTTCTAGGATTCTACAGCAAAGAAACTTCTGgaggagagaagaaaaatgtttcGTTCTTCACCAGCGTGCTCAAGGAAAACCGTGCACTGATAAATTCTGGAACAAAGAGAACCTTAACTTGGCTATCTAGTCTGACGCCTGAAAAAATCTCAGAAATGGAAAGAACTGGTTTAAGAAGTCCTATATTAACATCTTATATTATTCCTGGTGGTAATGTCCGTGGTTTTCATCAAATAATTGATGCATTTGGTTTagtaagaaaaatggaaaaaggcACTATGAGATGGTACTACCCGCAGAATCTTCACAACTTGGCATTTGACGTTGCTGCTTTGAGAATTGCATTGAGTGAGCCACTAGATTTGGTCCGGTTATATTTATCGAGAGCAACCCTAATTGTCGTTCCATCAAATCTAGTTGATCACTGGAAGactcaaattcaaaaacatGTCAGACCTGGTCAGCTACTGGTTTATGTATGGACTGATCATAGAAAACCTTCTGCACATTGTCTAGCATGGGATTATGATGTTATCATTACCACATTTAGTCGGTTAAGTGCAGAATGGGGGCCACGGAAGAGAAGTATATTAATGCAAGTGCATTGGAGTAGGGTCATTTTAGATGAAGGGCACACCCTTGGCTCTAGTCTTAACTTGACAAACAAGTTGCAAATGGCTATTTCACTGGTATCTACAAATCGCTGGATACTAACTGGAACTCCAACTCCTAACACTCCTAATAGTCAGCTTTCACATCTTCAACCATTACTTCGGTTTCTTCATGAAGAAGCCTATGGTCAGAATCATAAGTCATGGGAGGCTGGTATTCTCAGACCTTTTGAAGCAGAGATGGAGGAAGGAAGGTTACTTTTGTTGAATTTACTTCGCAGGTGTATGATTAGTGCAAGAAAGATAGATTTGTTAACAATCCCACCTTGCATCAAGAAAGTAAAATACCTAAATTTTACAGAAGAGCATGCTCGAAGTTACAATGAACTTGTAGTTACAGTGCGACGTAATATATTAATGGCTGACTGGAATGATCCTTCTCATGTTGAAAGTTTATTGAATCCGAAGCAATGGAAATTTCGAAGCGCAACAATCAAGAACATTAGACTATCTTGCTGTGTGGCAGGACATATCAAAGTTGCAGAAGCTGGTGAAGATATTCAAGAAACCATGGATATTCTTGTTGACGATGGTTTGGATCCTATGTCACAGGAGTACTCTTACCTAAAATATAATCTCCTTTATGGTGGGAGCTGTTCTAGGTATTTTTCCCCTTTGATTCATGCTGATTCTTTCAcattgttttacttttactaATCAAAGAATGCTTGTATAGGTGTGGAGAGTGGTGTCGTTTACCTGTGATTGCACCATGTAGGCATCTTCTGTGCCTTGATTGTGTTGCTCTGGACAGTGAAGGGTGCACCTTTCCTGGCTGTGGTAAATTATATGTGATGCAGACTCCTGAAACCTTAGCACGGCCAGAAAATCCCAATCCAAAATGGCCTGTTCCTAAGGATCTTATTGAGTTGCAACCATCATATAAGCAAGTAGGTTGGCTATGAGAGATGGatacttgaaaattttggtttctaattttatCAACATATGGTCAATTGATCGTGGTGTGTGATATTTACAGGATAACTGGGATCCTGATTGGCAATCAACATCTAGCAGTAAAGTTGCATATCTCATTGAGAGATTAAAAGATTTAAGTGAAACAAATAATGAGGCTGCTTTGCTCCCTCCCTCATCATTGACTAAATCTGGTGCACTACTACAGGAAGTTGACCACTCAAGGGCTATCACTTCAGATCATGAAATAGTCAGAGATAAagttcttattttctctcaatttctcGAGCATATTCATGTCATTGAACAACAGGTAGCTGTCCTGTTTTTGTCCCTAAATTCCAGGATTTTTCTACATTCATCTGTACTTAACACCATTTCTCCTTGGCCAGTTAACCATTGCGGGCATCAGATTTGCTGGGATGTATAGTCCAATGCATGCTAGTAATAAGGTGCGGTATTTATCTCTATCATGTTCAGAATTTGTATAAATACCCAGGTGTGATGCTGGTGTTCATTGATTCTGCTTCATCTGTGTAGATGAAGTCATTGGCCATGTTTCAGCATGATGCAAGCTGCATGGTGCTTTTGATGGATGGAAGTGCTGCATTGGGTCTTGATTTGAGCTTTGTAACGTATGTATTTCTAATGGAGCCAATCTGGGACAGAAGGTATTACGAATACATTTTATGTTCagcatataattattttcaactgTAATAGATCTGATCTTCATTGGGCCTTGATTTGGCCGTTCtgtattctttttaattgctcaccatataatttttttcaactgTAGTAATTTGCTCAATTGTTTTACATTTGTTTAGCATGGAGGAGCAAGTGATTAGTCGTGCTCATCGGATGGGTGCTATTCGTCCTATTCATGTTGAAACCTTAGTGATGCATGAGACTATTGAAGAGCAAATGGTACAGTTTCTACAGGTATGCCGCAGGTTCTTACAATACTAGTAGTGGTAGTGGTCTTGTCACATGTGctttagtttttgtaattttgcgTTATGTTTTTTGTGAACCTTGGTTATTTATTTCTGCTGATCCCTccttttttactttcattcaAGTTAATAGAAGCTggtttcttttctaaaaaattagaacATGTTTACTTTGTAATTATT encodes:
- the LOC101209371 gene encoding cytochrome c oxidase assembly factor 5 — translated: MSKSCKGLAMELVKCLSESDCVKVQNRTYRECAGEKSPCIPSECVGLRETYFNCKRGQVDMRARIRGNKGY
- the LOC101218068 gene encoding F-box protein At3g54460 isoform X1 yields the protein MDNAGHFSDYKLCGFLCVVLAVPSPQFDLLNLLRPGTRCYVSTESSDVCFTSQNGVLLSPIEESPKSLFKPGVLPQDSEQCRGTVNGEGIGAAEIGDFTPKRGASAGGSRSSRKKRTNRMGLVHGNMSVVYQIHALVVHKCMKIDAQVIFLDIQEARAVLLVDVYLPVELWSGWQFPKSKTIAAALFKHLSCEWQERSSILVGKDHSQDVHVVGKSVSNLAECHVHNCQLHNSSGGSPNRRLFELHEIFRSLPSILKSSKPEYTRMQPEDDYSQSGLWDISDDILFNILKVLRPLDLVRVASTCRHLRSLAALIMPCMKLKLYPHQQAAVEWMLHRERHAESFYHPLYAPFSTEDGFSFHVNTVTGEIVTGGAPAITDFRGGLFCDEPGLGKTITALSLILKTQGTLAEPPPGAQIVWCTHNGNRKCGYYEVSSTSNTITNHFVLKEAVEWNPLKGLEDLTYHTPKRARMTTLDDRHTTNNSCAGNELSSPSSAVDMVRCTRSLSSVKRNLLLAYEGASSLSKELNDGKKSTRTRTRKFPVGEKKVGASPASPSNGFTNNYEVLGTTNADKFEYKDTWVQCDACHKWRKLAETSVADSSAAWFCSMHTDPFYQSCSVPEESYDKCRPITNLLGFYSKETSGGEKKNVSFFTSVLKENRALINSGTKRTLTWLSSLTPEKISEMERTGLRSPILTSYIIPGGNVRGFHQIIDAFGLVRKMEKGTMRWYYPQNLHNLAFDVAALRIALSEPLDLVRLYLSRATLIVVPSNLVDHWKTQIQKHVRPGQLLVYVWTDHRKPSAHCLAWDYDVIITTFSRLSAEWGPRKRSILMQVHWSRVILDEGHTLGSSLNLTNKLQMAISLVSTNRWILTGTPTPNTPNSQLSHLQPLLRFLHEEAYGQNHKSWEAGILRPFEAEMEEGRLLLLNLLRRCMISARKIDLLTIPPCIKKVKYLNFTEEHARSYNELVVTVRRNILMADWNDPSHVESLLNPKQWKFRSATIKNIRLSCCVAGHIKVAEAGEDIQETMDILVDDGLDPMSQEYSYLKYNLLYGGSCSRCGEWCRLPVIAPCRHLLCLDCVALDSEGCTFPGCGKLYVMQTPETLARPENPNPKWPVPKDLIELQPSYKQDNWDPDWQSTSSSKVAYLIERLKDLSETNNEAALLPPSSLTKSGALLQEVDHSRAITSDHEIVRDKVLIFSQFLEHIHVIEQQLTIAGIRFAGMYSPMHASNKMKSLAMFQHDASCMVLLMDGSAALGLDLSFVTYVFLMEPIWDRSMEEQVISRAHRMGAIRPIHVETLVMHETIEEQMVQFLQDPDECKRLMKEEFGKPDYEGPRAHRSLHDFAGSNYLSQLKFVRTKPTMEKVVENI
- the LOC101218068 gene encoding F-box protein At3g54460 isoform X2 encodes the protein MQPEDDYSQSGLWDISDDILFNILKVLRPLDLVRVASTCRHLRSLAALIMPCMKLKLYPHQQAAVEWMLHRERHAESFYHPLYAPFSTEDGFSFHVNTVTGEIVTGGAPAITDFRGGLFCDEPGLGKTITALSLILKTQGTLAEPPPGAQIVWCTHNGNRKCGYYEVSSTSNTITNHFVLKEAVEWNPLKGLEDLTYHTPKRARMTTLDDRHTTNNSCAGNELSSPSSAVDMVRCTRSLSSVKRNLLLAYEGASSLSKELNDGKKSTRTRTRKFPVGEKKVGASPASPSNGFTNNYEVLGTTNADKFEYKDTWVQCDACHKWRKLAETSVADSSAAWFCSMHTDPFYQSCSVPEESYDKCRPITNLLGFYSKETSGGEKKNVSFFTSVLKENRALINSGTKRTLTWLSSLTPEKISEMERTGLRSPILTSYIIPGGNVRGFHQIIDAFGLVRKMEKGTMRWYYPQNLHNLAFDVAALRIALSEPLDLVRLYLSRATLIVVPSNLVDHWKTQIQKHVRPGQLLVYVWTDHRKPSAHCLAWDYDVIITTFSRLSAEWGPRKRSILMQVHWSRVILDEGHTLGSSLNLTNKLQMAISLVSTNRWILTGTPTPNTPNSQLSHLQPLLRFLHEEAYGQNHKSWEAGILRPFEAEMEEGRLLLLNLLRRCMISARKIDLLTIPPCIKKVKYLNFTEEHARSYNELVVTVRRNILMADWNDPSHVESLLNPKQWKFRSATIKNIRLSCCVAGHIKVAEAGEDIQETMDILVDDGLDPMSQEYSYLKYNLLYGGSCSRCGEWCRLPVIAPCRHLLCLDCVALDSEGCTFPGCGKLYVMQTPETLARPENPNPKWPVPKDLIELQPSYKQDNWDPDWQSTSSSKVAYLIERLKDLSETNNEAALLPPSSLTKSGALLQEVDHSRAITSDHEIVRDKVLIFSQFLEHIHVIEQQLTIAGIRFAGMYSPMHASNKMKSLAMFQHDASCMVLLMDGSAALGLDLSFVTYVFLMEPIWDRSMEEQVISRAHRMGAIRPIHVETLVMHETIEEQMVQFLQDPDECKRLMKEEFGKPDYEGPRAHRSLHDFAGSNYLSQLKFVRTKPTMEKVVENI